Proteins found in one Agaribacterium sp. ZY112 genomic segment:
- a CDS encoding YeaC family protein produces the protein MLNEEFLQALDVDIIERFKRAVELGKWPDGKALSSEQRETCMQAIIIFEHRHLNEDERTGYIPPKEDPCGPKDDIEEIKWT, from the coding sequence ATGTTAAATGAAGAATTTTTACAAGCGCTTGATGTGGATATTATTGAGCGCTTTAAGCGTGCGGTTGAGCTAGGTAAGTGGCCTGATGGTAAAGCTCTGAGCTCTGAGCAGCGTGAAACCTGTATGCAGGCGATTATTATCTTTGAACATCGTCACTTAAATGAAGACGAGCGTACGGGCTATATCCCCCCCAAAGAAGATCCTTGTGGCCCTAAGGATGACATAGAAGAGATAAAGTGGACTTAG
- a CDS encoding CsiV family protein, whose protein sequence is MKRILNHFHTTLISAVIASSISALTQAQDNQHEGLYQVEMIVFERIQSNTDEQWPNNLVLHYPLNTEVLITDDIKQRPSDELEQTALTQETSTNNEPVDTNNTDAPYKVLEKELRQLNKEAAKLNRGSYKVLFHEAWRQPVTDKQSSNAVLITGGAMFDGHYELEGHIEISVHRYLHLETDLWRSDFSLNYGQEHTYWPSLPTRPIRKVAHTELDSTDTNNEASYKNINLESLSINSTLNDINKPAENDPFQLNDLELSSGSRSANGKQLHTLESMSESPYVLNNIITLRQKRRMRSAETHYIDHPRLGMLIHITPYELFSERDQTENNSELSN, encoded by the coding sequence ATGAAGCGTATTTTAAATCATTTTCACACAACACTTATAAGCGCTGTTATAGCAAGCAGCATCAGTGCGCTTACTCAAGCCCAGGATAATCAGCATGAAGGCTTATATCAGGTTGAAATGATTGTTTTTGAACGAATCCAAAGCAATACCGATGAGCAATGGCCCAACAATTTGGTTTTGCATTATCCGCTTAACACTGAAGTACTCATAACAGACGATATAAAACAAAGGCCAAGCGATGAGCTGGAGCAAACGGCCTTAACTCAAGAGACATCAACCAATAATGAGCCTGTTGATACAAATAACACAGATGCCCCATATAAAGTACTAGAGAAAGAACTAAGACAATTAAACAAAGAAGCGGCCAAACTAAATCGAGGCTCTTACAAGGTTCTATTTCATGAGGCGTGGCGCCAACCCGTTACAGACAAGCAAAGCAGCAACGCCGTACTGATAACAGGCGGAGCCATGTTCGATGGCCATTATGAACTAGAAGGCCATATAGAAATCAGCGTACACCGCTACCTTCATCTTGAAACAGATTTATGGCGTAGTGACTTTAGTTTAAATTACGGCCAAGAGCATACTTATTGGCCTTCGCTTCCCACAAGGCCAATAAGAAAAGTGGCTCATACTGAACTTGATAGCACTGATACAAATAATGAGGCTAGCTATAAAAATATCAATTTAGAGTCTCTGTCGATTAACAGCACACTCAACGATATAAACAAACCCGCTGAAAACGACCCTTTTCAACTCAACGACCTAGAGCTTAGTAGCGGCTCCAGATCAGCCAATGGAAAGCAACTGCATACCCTAGAGAGCATGAGTGAAAGCCCCTATGTGCTAAACAACATAATCACGCTTCGCCAAAAGCGCCGAATGCGCAGCGCCGAAACACACTATATAGACCACCCTCGCCTAGGCATGCTTATTCATATCACGCCATATGAATTATTTAGCGAACGAGATCAAACAGAAAACAACAGTGAGTTGAGTAATTAA
- a CDS encoding rhomboid family intramembrane serine protease: MAWFEYRRFPAEQDLALVSALLHQRRVAHRFTEEGNEQVLWLNEQEHVPALDEFFSAWLKGDIKIERAQAETPHNHRATSLLPSLDLAALMRLPLTTGFIILGCLGYFFVDVLQSRAFFSALAFAPLHSIEQSHEYWRVVSPAFFHFSPVHIIMNAMWLWVLGQKIEPALAKSNYLLLFLVTAISGNVLQYQLVQSIYFGGLSGVVYGYLGFIAVAYWLFGRREVMVQPGIIIFSVVFMALGFWGALDWLSDGGIANWAHLGGFISGCLYAVVYYSIFRQGSKHVK, translated from the coding sequence ATGGCATGGTTTGAATATCGGCGTTTTCCTGCCGAGCAGGATTTGGCTTTAGTCAGCGCCTTATTGCATCAGCGGCGTGTTGCTCATCGTTTTACTGAAGAGGGCAATGAGCAAGTACTTTGGCTGAACGAGCAAGAGCACGTGCCTGCGCTTGACGAGTTCTTTTCAGCATGGCTGAAGGGCGACATTAAAATAGAGCGCGCTCAAGCGGAAACACCTCATAATCACCGAGCAACGAGCTTGCTTCCTTCTTTAGATTTAGCGGCTCTTATGCGTTTACCGCTGACCACGGGTTTTATTATTCTGGGGTGTTTAGGCTATTTCTTTGTTGATGTCTTACAAAGTCGCGCTTTTTTTTCAGCCTTAGCCTTTGCTCCTTTGCACTCGATCGAACAAAGTCATGAGTACTGGCGTGTAGTCTCACCCGCTTTTTTTCATTTTAGTCCTGTGCACATCATTATGAATGCGATGTGGCTATGGGTGTTGGGTCAGAAGATTGAGCCTGCCTTAGCTAAATCGAATTACTTGTTGCTTTTTTTAGTGACGGCTATTTCGGGCAATGTTTTGCAGTATCAGTTAGTTCAAAGTATTTATTTTGGAGGCTTATCTGGGGTGGTATATGGCTACCTTGGTTTTATAGCGGTGGCCTATTGGTTATTTGGGCGACGTGAGGTCATGGTGCAGCCAGGTATTATTATTTTTTCTGTTGTATTTATGGCTTTGGGTTTTTGGGGCGCCTTGGATTGGCTGAGCGATGGCGGCATTGCAAATTGGGCGCACCTAGGTGGCTTTATCTCAGGTTGTTTATACGCAGTGGTTTATTACAGTATTTTTAGACAGGGCAGTAAGCATGTTAAATGA
- the nagZ gene encoding beta-N-acetylhexosaminidase: MTKPGPLIADLAGIELDEVDRDVLRHPRLGGLILFSRNYESKQQLRDLVRCIREVREDLLVCVDHEGGRVQRFREGFTHLPPMHCLAERFIANQEQALLEAKALGHVMAAELCDVGLDFSFAPVLDLADLQSQVIGDRAFSGDAEHVTALAKKFIEGMHSAGMKATAKHFPGHGGVIEDSHLELPIDKRSFELIEQTDLQPFKQLSRHYDAVMTAHIQFPELDEEPVSYSRFWIQKVLREQLGFDGLVFSDDLSMKGAEGHASDQSDTYDVRVSKAINAGCDVVLICNQRQGAEQALEYMEACDIGDLGLLDKMRKSPTQLPGASVLKADELDLVEHLISKL; the protein is encoded by the coding sequence ATGACTAAGCCAGGCCCGCTGATTGCGGATTTAGCCGGTATTGAGCTCGATGAGGTTGATCGGGATGTGCTTCGCCACCCACGACTAGGGGGGCTTATTCTTTTCTCTCGCAACTATGAATCTAAGCAACAGCTTAGGGATTTGGTTCGCTGTATCCGCGAGGTCCGTGAGGATTTGTTAGTTTGCGTTGATCATGAGGGAGGCCGTGTCCAGCGCTTTCGAGAGGGCTTTACGCACTTGCCACCTATGCATTGCTTGGCTGAGCGTTTTATCGCCAATCAAGAGCAGGCTTTGCTTGAGGCTAAGGCGCTTGGCCATGTTATGGCAGCCGAGCTATGCGATGTAGGGCTCGATTTTAGTTTTGCACCGGTACTGGACTTGGCCGATTTACAAAGCCAAGTTATCGGCGACAGAGCCTTTTCTGGTGATGCCGAGCATGTAACGGCTTTGGCAAAAAAGTTTATTGAAGGTATGCACAGTGCGGGTATGAAAGCGACCGCAAAGCATTTTCCTGGGCATGGAGGGGTGATAGAGGATAGTCACCTTGAGCTACCTATTGATAAGCGCTCGTTTGAGCTTATTGAGCAAACCGATTTACAGCCTTTTAAGCAGCTTAGCAGGCATTATGATGCTGTGATGACGGCACACATTCAGTTCCCAGAGCTGGACGAAGAGCCTGTTAGTTATTCTCGCTTTTGGATACAAAAGGTATTACGTGAACAGTTAGGCTTTGACGGTTTAGTTTTTAGTGATGACTTAAGCATGAAAGGTGCTGAAGGCCATGCCAGTGATCAATCTGATACTTATGATGTGCGTGTTAGCAAGGCAATTAATGCAGGCTGTGACGTGGTTCTTATATGCAACCAGCGCCAAGGTGCCGAGCAAGCTCTAGAATATATGGAAGCATGTGATATAGGTGATCTTGGTCTATTGGATAAAATGCGTAAATCACCGACGCAATTGCCTGGGGCATCGGTGCTTAAGGCCGATGAGCTTGACCTTGTCGAACATTTAATTTCAAAACTGTAG
- a CDS encoding mechanosensitive ion channel family protein, with translation MVARMAELVGANNSWIIESFVVVFLTLLSAYVASKLLKTASTKALKTKTVWDDALFFSLQRPLKWLIWVFGLSAAGDIAASQSDSIVLNSIGSLRYVLSVLIVNWFLLTFIRKAEKNFANPEFCFQPVDETTASAIGKLLRVSVMITSTLILLQYFKVEIRGILAFGGIGGIAVGFAAKDLLANFFGGLMIYLDRPFRVGDWVRSPDKDIEGTVENIGWRLTRIRTFDKRPLYVPNATFTQISVENPSRMTNRRIKEFIGIRYDDAAQMAAIVEQVKIMLKQHEAIDHTTTLIVNFDAFSSSSLDFMIYCFTKTTNWVEFHEHKQDVLLKVLNIIEANGAECAFPTRTVHLSSEPIELSEAKPSLNKNIGVGDLPA, from the coding sequence ATGGTTGCTCGTATGGCCGAACTTGTTGGTGCGAATAACTCGTGGATTATTGAATCCTTTGTTGTGGTTTTTTTGACACTATTAAGTGCTTACGTCGCTTCTAAATTATTAAAAACTGCATCTACAAAAGCGCTAAAAACTAAAACGGTCTGGGATGACGCTTTGTTTTTTAGCTTGCAGCGGCCCTTAAAGTGGTTAATTTGGGTGTTTGGTTTAAGCGCCGCTGGTGATATTGCTGCCAGCCAAAGCGACTCCATTGTTTTGAACTCGATTGGATCATTAAGGTATGTGTTATCTGTTTTGATTGTGAATTGGTTTTTATTGACCTTTATTCGCAAGGCTGAAAAAAACTTTGCTAATCCTGAGTTTTGCTTTCAGCCAGTTGATGAAACTACGGCATCGGCAATAGGTAAGCTGCTACGTGTATCGGTGATGATTACTTCGACGCTTATCTTGCTACAGTATTTTAAGGTCGAGATACGCGGAATATTGGCCTTTGGTGGGATAGGGGGCATTGCTGTTGGTTTTGCTGCCAAAGATCTGTTGGCCAACTTTTTTGGTGGTTTAATGATTTATTTAGATCGACCATTTAGGGTGGGGGATTGGGTGCGTTCACCGGATAAAGATATTGAGGGTACCGTTGAAAATATTGGCTGGCGCTTAACCCGTATTCGCACCTTTGATAAACGACCTCTTTATGTGCCGAATGCAACCTTTACTCAAATCTCTGTTGAAAACCCTTCGCGTATGACTAATCGACGAATAAAAGAGTTTATTGGCATTCGTTATGATGATGCCGCCCAAATGGCTGCTATTGTCGAGCAAGTTAAAATCATGCTTAAACAGCACGAGGCTATTGATCACACAACAACGTTGATTGTTAATTTTGATGCCTTTTCGAGCTCTTCGTTAGATTTTATGATTTATTGTTTTACTAAAACAACGAATTGGGTTGAGTTTCATGAACATAAGCAGGATGTATTGTTAAAGGTTTTAAATATTATTGAGGCTAATGGTGCCGAGTGTGCATTTCCGACACGTACTGTGCACCTTTCTTCTGAACCTATTGAGCTTTCTGAGGCTAAACCATCATTAAATAAAAATATAGGTGTAGGAGATTTGCCAGCATGA
- a CDS encoding metallophosphoesterase, producing MSMAIFEQGGLEGVDIIGDVHGCALTLERLLLKLDYRCEDGVWFHPRRRAVFLGDVIDRGPRIREALNIVRAMVDNGQAECILGNHEFNAVAYTTVVESHSDPRFMRSHDKRNNRLIQETLIQFAPYPEEWRSYLSWFLTRPLFLDCGHFRAVHACWHDESVAHTQRATGRKEVVLADIFGQLVNGDRELLKSMDCLTRGTSLKYPDDRYVVSRDGIKRTIFRTKFWANEPKTYQDVIFQPDPLPDDLIDRPLSREERAALVSYPATEVPLFFGHYWLQGGPHVQADNLACLDYSAVKYGRLVAYRFDGEANLSNDKFQWIYVNPEVQE from the coding sequence ATGAGCATGGCCATTTTTGAGCAGGGTGGACTTGAAGGTGTTGATATTATCGGCGATGTGCACGGTTGTGCATTAACACTTGAGAGGCTGCTGCTTAAGTTAGATTATCGCTGTGAAGATGGGGTGTGGTTTCACCCGCGCCGCAGGGCGGTTTTTCTTGGGGATGTGATTGATAGGGGGCCACGCATTCGAGAGGCGCTCAATATAGTTCGCGCTATGGTCGATAATGGCCAAGCTGAATGCATACTTGGGAATCATGAATTTAATGCTGTTGCTTATACCACGGTGGTTGAGTCGCACAGTGACCCTCGTTTTATGCGCAGCCATGACAAGCGCAATAACCGTTTGATTCAAGAAACCTTAATTCAATTTGCTCCCTACCCTGAAGAGTGGCGTAGTTATTTAAGTTGGTTTCTGACCAGACCCTTGTTCCTCGACTGTGGCCATTTCCGAGCGGTACATGCTTGTTGGCATGATGAGAGTGTCGCTCATACTCAGAGGGCGACAGGGCGCAAAGAAGTCGTGTTGGCAGATATTTTTGGGCAGCTAGTTAATGGCGATCGTGAGTTATTAAAAAGCATGGATTGCTTAACTCGAGGCACGAGCTTGAAGTACCCCGATGATCGTTATGTCGTTAGCCGTGACGGCATCAAACGGACTATTTTTCGTACGAAATTTTGGGCCAATGAGCCGAAAACCTATCAGGATGTTATTTTTCAGCCAGACCCTTTGCCTGATGACTTGATCGATAGGCCCTTGAGCCGTGAAGAAAGAGCGGCATTAGTCAGTTACCCCGCAACAGAAGTGCCCTTATTTTTTGGGCATTATTGGTTGCAGGGTGGACCTCATGTGCAAGCGGATAACTTGGCGTGTTTAGACTACAGCGCTGTAAAATATGGGCGTTTAGTGGCTTATCGTTTTGATGGTGAAGCAAACTTGAGTAATGATAAATTCCAATGGATTTATGTGAATCCAGAGGTGCAAGAGTAA
- the pepN gene encoding aminopeptidase N has translation MQNSEPQKIYLKDYCQPSYWIVKTDLNFDIQDTYVDVSSKLQLRKNHTVNNDRLFLHGGELELLGVALDGQHLDETAYHCDKEGLTLSGLANEHLLEITTRIYPAKNTSLEGLYQSRLMLCTQCEAEGFRNITYYLDRPDVMSEFSVRIEADKQTCPVLLSNGNELERGELEAGRHFVSWHDPHLKPCYLFALVAGRLSYVDDLFTTNSGRDVLLRLFVEDKDLDKCQYALDSLKNAMAWDERVYGREYDLDIYMIVAVDDFNMGAMENKGLNIFNTSCVLAKKETTTDAEFQRVEAVVAHEYFHNWSGNRVTCRDWFQLSLKEGFTVFRDAEFSADMGSRTVKRVEDVSLLRSLQFAEDGGPMAHAVQPDSFIEISNFYTLTIYEKGAEIVRMIYNLLGAEKFRLGSDLYFSRHDGQAVTIEDFVAVMSEVSGRDFTQFMRWYKQAATPELSVSASYDEQQRTYSLNFKQSCRVTAECEYKKPFLIPVDISLLGEAGKLALNVDGLTNTESEDNTKLMLEIDQAEQTIVFNDVCEQPVPSLLRGFSAPVKLSFAYSEDDLLRIMAHEDDGFCRWDATQQFLLQEINAIRATFKAGNKPSLNPRLLELYTSLLADQDQDLSLLALMLTLPNEKYLAELDTQVDVDAIHQARSWLELELAKALQPEFLACYQRLNELAHEPYSADAQGVANRSLKNKALHYLALDGSTLGLSLAEEQFHAASNMTDELAAFRAIVHCMEVDNTTRRERALVSFYEKWKDEALVVNHWFSVQASVAAASTLDDVKALFKHEAFDSLNPNKLRSLVGVFCNANTWCFHAKNGEAYRFLADEILRLNKANPQIASRLLTPLTQWRRYDGVRQALMKEQLERIQAEPSLSKDVFEVVSKTLADK, from the coding sequence ATGCAAAACTCTGAACCCCAAAAAATTTATTTAAAAGACTATTGCCAGCCAAGTTACTGGATCGTAAAAACAGATCTCAACTTTGATATTCAAGATACTTATGTGGATGTAAGCAGTAAATTACAACTGCGTAAAAATCATACGGTTAATAATGATCGTTTATTCTTGCACGGTGGTGAACTTGAACTACTGGGTGTGGCCTTAGATGGGCAGCACTTAGATGAAACGGCTTATCATTGTGATAAAGAAGGTTTGACCTTATCAGGTTTAGCTAATGAGCATTTATTAGAAATTACCACTCGTATTTATCCGGCCAAAAACACCTCACTAGAAGGTTTGTATCAAAGCCGCTTAATGCTCTGTACTCAGTGCGAAGCAGAAGGTTTCAGAAACATTACTTATTACCTTGATCGACCCGATGTAATGAGTGAGTTTAGTGTTCGTATCGAAGCAGATAAGCAGACTTGTCCTGTGCTTTTATCTAACGGTAATGAGCTTGAACGAGGTGAGCTTGAAGCAGGTCGCCATTTTGTAAGCTGGCATGACCCTCATTTAAAACCTTGTTATTTATTTGCCTTAGTTGCAGGCCGTTTGAGTTATGTTGATGATCTTTTCACGACGAATTCAGGTCGCGATGTGCTCTTGCGATTATTTGTTGAAGATAAAGATTTAGATAAGTGTCAGTACGCTTTAGATAGCCTTAAAAATGCAATGGCTTGGGATGAGCGTGTTTACGGTCGAGAGTACGATCTTGATATTTACATGATTGTTGCTGTTGATGATTTTAATATGGGGGCGATGGAGAATAAGGGCCTCAATATTTTTAATACCTCTTGCGTGCTTGCGAAGAAAGAAACCACGACTGATGCTGAGTTTCAGCGTGTCGAGGCGGTTGTTGCTCACGAGTATTTTCATAACTGGTCTGGTAATCGTGTTACTTGTCGTGACTGGTTTCAGTTAAGTCTAAAAGAAGGTTTTACCGTATTTCGTGATGCCGAGTTCTCTGCTGACATGGGCTCACGAACAGTTAAACGTGTTGAAGATGTTAGCTTGTTAAGGTCTTTGCAGTTTGCTGAAGACGGTGGGCCAATGGCGCATGCGGTGCAACCTGACTCGTTTATTGAAATTTCGAATTTCTACACCCTGACCATTTATGAAAAGGGCGCTGAAATTGTGCGCATGATTTATAACTTATTGGGTGCCGAGAAATTTCGCTTAGGGTCGGATTTGTATTTTTCGCGCCACGATGGTCAGGCGGTGACAATTGAAGACTTTGTTGCGGTTATGAGCGAGGTAAGTGGTCGTGACTTTACTCAGTTTATGCGTTGGTATAAGCAAGCAGCCACACCTGAATTAAGTGTTAGTGCTAGCTATGACGAGCAGCAGCGTACTTATAGTTTGAATTTTAAGCAGAGCTGTCGCGTCACTGCTGAGTGTGAGTATAAAAAACCATTCTTGATCCCTGTTGATATCAGCTTATTGGGTGAGGCAGGCAAGTTGGCTCTTAACGTTGATGGCCTCACGAATACTGAGTCGGAAGACAATACTAAGCTCATGCTTGAGATAGACCAAGCTGAACAAACGATTGTGTTTAATGATGTTTGCGAGCAGCCCGTGCCTAGTTTATTACGAGGTTTTAGTGCGCCAGTTAAGTTAAGTTTTGCTTATAGCGAAGACGATCTCTTGCGTATTATGGCGCATGAAGACGATGGTTTCTGTCGTTGGGACGCTACTCAGCAGTTCTTGCTGCAAGAAATTAACGCCATTCGGGCGACATTTAAGGCGGGCAATAAACCCAGTTTAAATCCTCGTTTACTTGAGTTGTACACGTCTCTTCTTGCCGATCAAGATCAAGATTTGTCCTTGCTTGCGTTGATGCTGACCTTACCTAATGAAAAATATTTAGCCGAACTGGATACCCAGGTTGATGTTGATGCCATACATCAGGCTCGATCTTGGCTTGAGCTAGAGTTAGCTAAGGCACTTCAGCCTGAGTTTTTAGCGTGTTATCAACGTTTAAACGAACTTGCTCATGAGCCTTATTCGGCAGATGCGCAAGGTGTTGCTAATCGCAGTTTAAAAAATAAGGCCTTACATTATCTGGCTTTAGATGGCTCAACCCTGGGCTTGTCTCTAGCTGAAGAACAGTTCCATGCGGCCAGCAATATGACTGACGAGCTAGCTGCTTTTCGTGCGATAGTTCACTGTATGGAAGTGGACAATACTACTAGGCGGGAGCGCGCTCTTGTTTCTTTCTATGAGAAATGGAAAGACGAGGCTCTGGTTGTGAATCACTGGTTTTCAGTGCAAGCCAGTGTTGCCGCTGCATCAACTTTAGATGATGTTAAGGCTTTGTTTAAGCACGAGGCCTTTGATTCCTTAAACCCAAATAAGCTTCGCTCTTTAGTGGGTGTTTTTTGTAATGCTAATACTTGGTGTTTTCATGCGAAAAACGGAGAGGCTTATCGTTTCCTTGCTGATGAAATATTGCGTTTGAATAAAGCAAATCCACAAATTGCTTCACGTTTATTAACACCGCTGACTCAATGGCGACGTTATGATGGTGTGCGCCAAGCTCTGATGAAAGAACAGCTTGAGCGTATTCAGGCAGAGCCAAGCTTGTCTAAAGACGTATTTGAGGTTGTTAGTAAAACACTTGCTGATAAGTAA
- the lexA gene encoding transcriptional repressor LexA codes for MTKLTARQQQIFDLIKSHIDDTGYPPTRAEIAQVFGFRSANAAEEHLKALARKGVIEMVPGASRGIRLPDHHTGIPLVGRVAAGNPILAEQNIEEHVQIAEGLFHPQADYLLTIHGMSMKDAGIFDGDLLAVHSTDQARNGQIVVARIEDEVTVKRFRREGNNSVVELWPENQDFEVIKVDLRDANFAIEGLSVGVIRRGLH; via the coding sequence ATGACCAAGTTAACGGCTCGCCAACAACAAATATTCGACCTTATTAAGTCCCATATAGACGATACAGGTTACCCGCCTACTCGTGCCGAAATTGCACAAGTGTTTGGCTTTCGCTCGGCCAATGCTGCCGAAGAGCACCTAAAAGCACTCGCACGAAAAGGGGTGATTGAGATGGTGCCAGGAGCTAGCCGAGGTATTCGCCTACCAGATCACCACACTGGCATCCCTCTAGTTGGTCGTGTTGCAGCAGGCAACCCAATCCTAGCTGAACAGAATATCGAAGAGCATGTACAAATCGCTGAAGGCCTCTTCCACCCTCAAGCCGACTACCTTCTGACGATTCATGGAATGAGCATGAAAGACGCAGGTATTTTTGATGGTGACTTACTTGCAGTTCACAGCACCGATCAGGCTCGAAACGGGCAAATTGTTGTCGCTAGAATAGAAGATGAAGTCACGGTGAAACGCTTCCGCCGTGAAGGCAACAATTCAGTCGTTGAACTTTGGCCGGAAAACCAAGACTTTGAAGTGATTAAAGTCGACTTGCGCGACGCCAACTTTGCGATTGAAGGTTTAAGCGTTGGCGTCATTCGCCGAGGACTGCACTAA
- a CDS encoding S-methyl-5'-thioinosine phosphorylase codes for MTLAVIGGSGLYDLASTAEHGHTFTNAKTLTVATPYGDVKVKQGKFAGRELNFLCRHGASHNVPPHRINYRANIYALKQLGVTHILASNAVGGIARFAAPLTLVLPDQLIDYSWGRQHTFFDEFNHTLSHIDFTQPFDQPIREAVLKAAKGEKLLVHDGGCYACVQGPRLETAAEIRRLKNDGCDLVGMTLMPEAGLAREQGLAYASLCLSVNWAAGLYEEQLCIEEIEKTMQAAVVKFKQLLPAFISALNL; via the coding sequence ATGACTTTGGCGGTTATCGGTGGTTCGGGGCTTTATGATTTAGCAAGCACTGCTGAACATGGGCATACATTCACCAATGCAAAAACCTTAACGGTTGCTACGCCTTATGGTGATGTAAAGGTAAAGCAAGGTAAGTTCGCTGGGCGCGAGCTTAATTTTTTGTGTCGTCATGGGGCGTCGCACAATGTGCCACCTCATCGTATTAACTACAGAGCTAATATCTACGCGCTTAAACAATTGGGGGTTACTCATATACTTGCGAGTAATGCCGTCGGTGGCATTGCAAGGTTTGCAGCGCCTTTGACTTTAGTGCTGCCTGATCAGTTGATAGATTACAGTTGGGGTAGGCAGCATACTTTTTTTGATGAGTTTAATCATACTCTGAGTCATATCGATTTTACGCAGCCTTTTGATCAACCCATACGTGAAGCTGTATTAAAGGCTGCAAAAGGCGAGAAGTTACTTGTTCATGACGGGGGCTGTTATGCGTGTGTTCAGGGGCCTCGCTTAGAGACGGCAGCCGAGATTAGACGTTTAAAAAATGATGGCTGTGATCTTGTAGGTATGACATTGATGCCTGAGGCTGGGCTTGCACGTGAGCAGGGTTTGGCTTATGCCTCATTGTGCTTAAGTGTTAATTGGGCCGCAGGTTTGTATGAGGAGCAGCTTTGCATCGAAGAAATAGAAAAAACAATGCAGGCAGCGGTTGTTAAATTTAAACAATTACTACCTGCATTTATTTCTGCTTTAAATCTTTAG
- a CDS encoding DUF6763 family protein — translation MASYYPLVGTWYRDQETQQRFEVVAIDEKQRTIEIQYFDGDISEFDIESWGSLSAIETDAPEEAYSSLEGVSPFADNGDSHYLYANPLESIEPDSFTGYDDPF, via the coding sequence ATGGCATCCTACTACCCCTTAGTTGGGACTTGGTATCGAGACCAAGAAACACAACAACGTTTTGAAGTTGTTGCCATTGATGAAAAGCAACGCACGATTGAAATCCAATACTTTGATGGCGATATCAGCGAATTCGACATTGAATCCTGGGGCAGCCTTAGCGCGATTGAGACCGATGCGCCAGAAGAAGCCTATTCAAGTTTAGAAGGCGTATCCCCCTTTGCTGACAATGGCGATAGCCATTATTTATACGCAAACCCACTGGAATCAATTGAGCCCGACAGCTTTACAGGTTACGACGACCCTTTTTAA